The genomic stretch AAGCTTAGTTTCTGGGAGCTGAGAACACATCTGGGAGAGACCTTAATTCTATCTATCTCCACTTTCTCCAGAAAGTATCTGATGACACCTTTTTTTTCCGATGAGTTTGCTCAATGGTACCTTCTAAACTTTATTAATTAAATCTATTAACATAATCACTAGACCTGGTCAAAACACTTATTTTCCTTGTAAAATAAACAATCTAGCTTTTGCTTAGATTTCCCAGAGCATTATCATTTtaacaaagcaacaacaacaaactctACCAACAAGCCAACCAAGAAGATATGGGGAGGGGCAATTGTTCTGGTAGGGAACAAATgttatctaaaagaaaaatagctatCTAAAAATGCTGTTTAATTACTCCTTTCTACCAAAATTTTCATatgattaaaaaatgcaaaggtgACTATTAGAACTAGAAAGCTGTTGTTACTAAATCCAGGCAGATCAAGGAGGCAGGGGGAATTTATAGAAACCATTCCAACCAGGAGCTCAGACCTGGATGGACTGCCTGACTATCCTTTCGACAAATAGcaacaaacatttttttaaaacaacacaaaaataaatttataaaaagTAAATAACCTAACTTTGGAATAAAGAAAACCCTTGCCTGGAGAGGTTTCCTTTACGTACTGGCAAGGATGTGTAAGGCCCAGGAAGTAGAGCACTGTATTGTTCAGATCATTTTCCCAACAGTACTGTTTTGTTACTTTACCTGTAAATTATTAAAAGGTAGTAGGCACCATACACAGTGGTGTCTGCAACATCTGGAAATTATACAGCACAGAAGGAGAGCTGGAAGAAGCACTCAGAATTGTAAGAAATCAACAGGACTATTCTCATTGACAGTTATTTTATACAAGGCATCATCAATGCTGGCTCTCCAGTCAGTTTTAGCATTGACCAGGGATGGTCCCAGCACCCTCTCTTTGTGACCTGAAAGAAGTGGAGCTACCAGCAGCCATTAAGCACTAAGCATGAAAGGTCtcttttctttgattttgttATGAAAGTATATTGCAGCTTTAAAATGCTAGCAACTTAAGATGGATGCATCTCATGTAGTCAGCTGTAGGACTGATATTCTGGGCAATCTAATAACATTAATCACCAAGCAATGTTTGACTGATTTGTTGCAATGTTGGGATATGATACTTTTCCAAAAATCTCCAGTTCCGAAGAGTTGCCTCTCCTGATCAACATGGGCATTGCAGCTCCCTGTATTTTGTTGTGGGCTTCCCTAAGACACACAATATattgttaaaaaacaacaaacacaaaCATAATATTCATAATGTCGCAGTCTGAGTACCCTGAAATTATAAAACATagttattatttataaaatgaaaagtcTAAGATTCAGGCTTCAAGCACTATTTATCTCAACATTTTGCTGCTGCGAATGCAGCCTGAGAGTGACTAGATATTAACAGCACAGGAGAAACAAGGCTTTATAGAAATTGCTTCAAGCAGATTAGATAAATCTTTATAGAATTATGTCCTTTGAAATAATAgttaattcaataattttaatccTGTAGCACAGAGAAGATTCTCTACTAAATTTTATTACATGGATTAAAATCATTAACAAAAGATTTCCTCTCTACAATAGATGGTACATGGTCTACTGAAAGCCTATGTCAAAGACAGAATGATGTGTTGGgtagatatctttttttttctattgctgtCTCATCCACAAGCAGATCTCCCTATTTGACCAATACAGAGCTTCTGAATATGCATTTGTGTTTGTGTCTTGTTTGATACTATGGGACCATTGTATTCTTTGATGTTTGAATTTTACTTGTTCATAAAGTAGACCAGGACAGTGAAGAGCACAAAAAACATGGTTAAATTGTGATATTTTCAGCAGGTTCTCAGCAACCTACAGTGGCATACTAAGCAGATGATTGAAATTTATGGTCTATCAATCAAATTGATTTGTGCAGGAGCATGTAGTCTATCATTCTGAAACATAATGGATGCATGATGAATGAAGTATAAACTGCAGTAAAATTACATGGATAGATATGTTTAGCCAACTAACATACCAGTGTCAAAAACCTTATCTTACAAAGATGGTCAGCTTCTAAAGTAGAGTGAAACAGAAGCACCACAAGAGATCTTACCACTGACATGGCTGTTTTACACTCCGGTTTGCTCTGCATGTATTTTCCATGTTATCATTCTGAAAAGCATAAAATTCAAGGGCACGATAGTTTCTACAGTGACTCGCATTAACTTTTCATGGTGCACAaacaaaataatgtcattaaaaattaTGCATTGCAAGTATTGGAAGGCTAGTAGAAAAAGAGATTTACTCATACTGATGTCTTTTTCACAGTTCATGCTTAGATTCTGCTCAGAAAATAGTTTCTTTATTACAGTTTCACTGTCACCAAATTTACCTTCACCTTGgacatgtttttgttttccttctccttcaagTCTCTAGTCAGATCTAGACTCTTTTAGCTGTACTTCTGCCTGCTATTCATTCACCCAACCAAAAAGCCCATGAACTCATATGGGTGCAAAATAAACCAGTGCGCACTCTCTGTATTCCTGGTGAAAAGATCCTTTCCCACAAATAAATGCTTTCTTCAATTGTTTGAGACATAATTTGGGATGTCATGGGGAAGTGACCATGGCTTTGATAGGACCCCTGATGCAGAGATATGTGGTGAAGCTTGGATGGAGGAGAGGGACTGGACATGTAACATCTTTACAGAAGTTCCTCACATTTTATATGGACCTTTAGAAACCATTGccatctttttaaagtcaaagTATCTTATAACTTGCTCTGTTCTATGCTGGTGCCAGCACAGCTCAgccaataaaataaacaaaacagtgcTACTTTTCCAGTGGTACCTACCATCCTCCTCAGCTGAAGAGATTTcaggcaaaaagaaaatcttggaCTCTGTCAGTCATGTGACTTATGTCTCAGTTTTTGGCCGACATTCTGTGCTGTTTCAAAACAAGACTGTGGTAAGACTTCTTAGCTTGACCTCCCAAACTTTCTCTGGATGTGCTTATTAGTACCGAAATACTTTATtaggaaaacactgaatttccAGCTCTGTTCCCATTCTATCCGAGTTACCAAAATTTCCTGTAGGTTGCTGAGTATTTACTGCATATTTACTGTAATTTAATTGCAGAAATAATAGGATGATTACTCTTCTTGTCAAGGTCTTTATACAATATCAGCTGATATCAGTGGAAATCACAGAGGTAGTAAGTGATTGCTAAGATAAATACAGAAGCATGAAAATCACTTTTTCACagacaaaatcttttttcttctctgatttagCCAATCTTACCACTAATATCTAAATTTAAGGAAAACCAGGAAAACCATCTCTTCTCTAAGAATTCATGACTCCTTATAAAGCCCATTTTTAGTTCTGGTTATCTGTAATGTGAAGTTCAGCTATACGCAAGTACAGTAAATAACTCATGCTGGACAAAAGATCAGCGTCAAAACGTTCTCAGAGTTTGAAAGAGTCATATTCTTGGCATTCACTTAACAGAAAAAATAGATCAATGTTATAAAATATTCCTTGTTTCATAACAAGGCCTAATCCTACCACCTTGTTAATGCTAAATCTGTTTGTTCAAACAATAAAACTATTGTTTCTACTATTGCAACATAGCTTGTTCTTATATGGGTATGTTTTTATCTGATCAAATAATCCCTAGTTCTATAACTGAGTTCAGCTTTTTGTAGAAGATAGGATCagcctttatttaaaataaaccattttgTTGAGTGACATGTTGAAGGAAATGATGGAAAACAAATACATACTTAAGAAAGAGGGAGATGGTGCTGCCTGGTCTAACATTTTCCAGTTACAGTCATTCTGATtgttccagaaaaaaattaatcttgaaTCTAGACTATTTTgagatttaaattaaaactggTTCACTGGTGGGGTAAAAGCTACTGGTGGGGTAAATGTGGATTCATTctagaaattaatttgaaaagaaTGATATTTCTTCCATACCTTTATAAAAGTTAatgttgtttattattattttatgaactagcaaaaaacatttctgttaaaaCCCACACCAAGTTGGCGAACTTTTGAGGGATATAAATATGCCTAACTTTGTGTGATCATATGCCAAGGTTTATGGTTATTTCAGTGATTGTAGGCCAAGAAAGGAGAGTGGCAGTTTACATTTTGAATTATTCATTATATTAAGCTGGTATCCTCAGATTCAGGTCTGATCTCCATACAAACATGCACTGGTATGCTTAGAACCGTGTCAttcctattttaattaaaaattcttttagcaacttaaaaaaacaaaacaaacctactAAAGTGAACATCTACAAAAGCTTTTTGGCTAAATGAGTTTTAACAGCATCCTTCATTCTGACTGAGTGCATTTGTCATATAATGTAATCAGGattaatacagaaataattttaataatcaaAAATCAGTGTAGCAAGAAAAAAGCAATGCCATATTCTTGTAAGTTTTCAAAGCTTATTGAATCAAATGAAGAAGACTGTAGTGATAAAGCAAGTGCAACTCCATGCCCCTTGCCCAACACTCTCCATAGCATTTGTTTTATTGGTTCTTTAATGGATCTTTCTGAATATGAAACCACAGTAGGCTTCTGTCTTTACATTCAGTGTACATTTCATTTACACTTCACTTGTACTTAGTTGAAGCATGAAGAGacatacagaaatacaagttTTGAATCTGCTTTTAAATGGTACCTTGCATGATCCAAATCAGTTGACAGTGACCTCACAtctgtgtatataaaatatagaCAGCTTCACTCATAACACTTGCTAgactttatttctgaaatactaaTACCATTACCCATACGAGCTGTACTTTTTGCCCATTGTTAAAACTGTACAAAATGACTGAATTCTGGAAAACAAGAGGAGTTACACGAGTATATAGCTCCAAAAAGAAGCAGTGTTAGTAAGGGGACAtttacaaacaacaaaaaaaaaagagaataaacaataaaaaatcagtgattaaaaaaatgaaacactgtttTCTCTATAAAGAGATATCCTAACACATTTCCTGAGTCCACCTATGCAGATGAATAATCAAATGACTGTAAGAAGCCTGTTTACATTGCACTTTTCACCTGGAACATGATTATCATATTACTTAGTTACATAGTCATCTAATTTCTGGACAAATGGACAATCAAGTCACAACTAACATCCAAACAGAGCATAAGCATTAATCCAGAATCACTCTTCAGTTCACAGACAAAGCTCCATCCATGCAGACCAGAACTGCTCTCCAAACAGGCATATTACAGACCAAGGCTTTGTAAACCTTCCTAAAATGAGGATACCTTACTTCTCCCAACTGCTAACacttccaaaaaaacccagagattaTCATAACAGAacccaatttttctttttatacttttAACCTCCTGAGCTTTGGTCAGAAGTACTGACCTCCAGGGGACTGTATAAATGATCTTTGGTCATGGAACTAAATAGAGCAGCAAAATCAGTTTGTATTCCAATGTGTGCCAGATACTTCTGGCTGCTCCTTGCAGATTTGTTTGTAAACACTGTTCTGGATTCAAGCAGTCCTTCTCTGAATCTTATTTCAAACTTTAAACTACTTTATATATCTGGTGAGCAATGTCACTTACACTGTTTGCATtgtattatttttttacattCTCAACTGCCATCAAGCTTGTGCAATTGTTAATGTAAATCATGGCAATTCTCTCTATGGTTTCTAGACAAGCCTGCAGCAATCTTCAGGAATACTACACCTTTATGAGAGCAGTCCAGCAAGTCAGCGACTGTTATCAACATAAAAAATTGCAGCACTATCCCCAGGTAGGAAAGAGTTACAGTCCTGCAGGTGGGACAGATTCACAGTACACTCGAGCAAACCCTCTTCCAAAAAAGGAGACTGGTGGAGGACAAAAAAAGGGGGGCCTCACTGCCCTTCATGAAGGGGTAGTATTTCCAGGTATTTTTAACTGGTATAAACCATTAAAAGCaggaaagatatttaaaataagaatccTTGAGAGTGAATATGGCCTCTTCCCTGGCTTCACCCCCAGGAATACTGTCGAACAAAATCCTAGAAGTCTATTTTCAGTGAGGACTGAAGATCTCCAagggggaaaaatagaaataccGGGACAAGATTGTTTTAGGTACAGAAATTGCAAGGATTTAAACAGAAGGAGGAGGTTTAGCGCCACATCTCACATGATCCTTCCCGTGATGGAGTCCCGGTGACATGTTCTGGGAGCTGGCTGCAGCGTGGGAGAGCTCTTGCAGGATGGGGCTGAGGGAGGGCCAGggttttccatctgtttttcccCACGGAAAGGCAGCAATCGGTTTTGCTCCTCCCTTTGCCCATCTCACCTGAGGGAGCAGGCACCCCTCAAAACAGCGGTCTGGGACAAGCTCcatcctctgctgctctcgccTTCCTCACCGATGGGATGGAGCCTCCGCCTGGCTAGTCCTAGCAATCAAGCAATTGTGCTCCAGTGGGCAGAGAAGAGAAAGCCAGAGTAGTAGAAAGTAGTAAAGCCAAGCGATGAAGAAAATCAGAGCCTTCCTTGCTCCCTACCCCACGCATTCATTACTGTGGGAGTAGTGCTTTACTTCTAATCCCCTTTCCCTGAGGCGAACTCCACTCCTCCCTCCCAAGTGATTATTCATTTCCTTCTCCATTATAGATTACCTGTCTTGCTGGTATTTGTTAGCATTTGCCCTTTCTTCACTGTTTTGCTAGCTATGTTCCCAAGAGATGCCAAATCCTGGACTTCCGTTACagtttttggttcttttctgaaatcctccccctccccagtttGCTAGGTAAGATGAGTGTACAGCATGTCTTTGAGCCCGGAGGCAGAGAAATAGGTAAAAGCTCAGTtcaaagatttttaagaaatggGAGGAAACACAGGGGAAGAGCTGAAAGTTCATGACTAAAATGCATACCTTGCTTTTCCTAAGGCTCTGGATAGAAGCCTGAAACTGTTgggaaaaacaaaattcattaTATTTGCACTGCTGCCACCCAGGGCTACACAGCAAGTCTTGGAGTCCTCTGCTTATGCTCAGGTTATATAGATCTGGCTTCAAAAATGGGAGGGGGGTGGAATCTCAGGGACAAATCTTTTGGAAAAAGTAAAAGTCAAGAATCCTGAAGGTTGATTTTTAGATCTGTTTTACAGTCTGTTccactcactgaagtcaatagcatAAGTTCAAAAGCAAGTTTTGAAGGAAAGAtgctctccccacctctccccacccCTAGCCCAATCTGATTCTACAGCTTTTCCCATTGTTTGCTATGACAGAGCCCTGGGTTTACGCCTGCTCAGTCCTGCAGAGACGTAACCAGCAAAGCACTGGCTAAGAGAGTGAGCACATCCTAAAGGAGGGAGCAGTAGCACTTACAGCTTCTCTAGATGGAGATCAGGATCAGAAATACCATGGCAGGAAAACCACTCTTCGCAGCTGAATAGCTTTAACCTATACAAAACACATATAGGAAATCTTTGCACAGGCGTGCAGTGCAGGGGACCTGCCAGATAGTGAAATGCAGTGGCAGGTCATGCAGTGTCTAGTCTAGACAGTTCCTCATGCAACccctgacagcagctgctggCATAGCTGTCTGGGAGCACGCTGACCAGTCCTGCACCTTTGGCACTCCAGCAGCTGCAACTGCCGATCATTTTTCAGTAACATTATGCTGTCCTCAGTTCCCAGTCTCAGAAGAAAACTCACCCCATGTAATGCTGAGAGACACCTCTCTTGCCTGCCTCATTCCTGGGCCCCACTTCTGTGCCCCAGTATGCACACATCACCAGGACAACTGGTGAGCCTTGACCCAGCTGTCCATGCTGCCCCAGATGGTGACACCTGCCCCTGCTGCCACCGCTGTCTGTGGAAGGCATCCAGAGGCTCCAGAGGGGCAGCGGGAATCTGCAGCCATGCAGGGGGCACAGCCAGAAGAGGAGGCACCTTCCCAGATCTGAGAGGCTGTGGAGCCACTGTATTTCCAGAGATACAGTGTGGGGGATTTGGAGATGCCTGTAGTGCTGATGCCTCTGGTACAGGCTTCAGAAGAGGAATGGGATTTGGTAGAGGAAGCTCAGGTGGAACTGGGGAATGTGGAGGAAGGATTTTCCAATCAAGGAGCACCCAGATCTCCTGGgtctgggggaaggaaggggcctggaggggagaaggggaccCCGGGGGGTCTCAGCGGGGGCTGGTGATGCCCAGCGGGTGGGCAGGGATGCGGGCAGCCAGCAGGCAAGCTAGCACGATGCCAATGAGCTGTAGCAGTGCCAGCCCCAGAGCGGCCGTGGCAACATAGAACATGTTGCTGCTGACGAAGGCCGAGACCTTGCTGAAGCAGCCATCGGGGTGCAGCCCGTGGGTGTGGggcagccgctgctggcagcCATGGCGGGCCCGGCAGCAGCTGAGAGGCACGGAGCCATTTTGTTCCACTGCCCAGGGGGAGGCGAGCCAGTCGCGGTAGCTCTCCACGCCGCAGCAGGCCAAGGCGCGCTGCAAGGCGTCCAGTGCGTCTGCCTTCCGCTCGTCTTCACCGTAGGCATGCAGGGCCTCGCGTAGCCCTTCCTGGAAGCCCTGTGCAATGTCCTGGCGGTACAGGAGTCCCAAGAGCCCTGCCACCAGCCCGGCCACCAGCACAGCAGTCAGAAAGGCGCTGTAGGTGCGCAGGAGGCCCTGATGCTCCGTGGCAGCACTGAAGCAGCCTAGGAAGCCCCAGATGATGACGGCGGCGCCTGTGGCCAACAAAATGGTGGGCGCGCTGGGGTAGTCATTGGCCGACAGCACCAGGTAGCTGCCCAGCGACACCCTGGCCCAGAGGCCGATGATAAGCATGGTCAGCCCTGCCACCCAGAAGACGAAGCTGAAGGCCATGAGGGACAGCTTGAGCACGGTCATGGCTCCCTTGCCCCGCGGCGCTTGTGGCCCGGCCCGTGGCCGCCGGTGCTGCCGGGAtgaggcagggcagcagccgtCGGTGCTGCCGGGCAGTGAGGGGGGACTCGCGTCCTCCTGGGCTGCCGCTGCCCGCCAGTGCTGGTCTGTGGCcgcaggggaggcaggaggcgAGGCCGGCCTTCCCCCCGCGCTGCCGGTGCGAGTTGCAGCACTCTTCCGCCCCGGCCCCTTTTACCTGCCCAGCGTGGGGGCGCGGCCACCACTGGCGCGTGATCCCAGTCCTGCTGCAGGGCTCTGCGGGGTGGGCCGAGCGCCCTGTGGGCAGCGTGCCGAGCAGAGCCGAGCCGTGCTGACCTGTACCGTGCCATGACGTGCCCTGCAGATGGTCGGACAAGAAggtcctgcagctgggagctcGAGATTAATGTTTGCCGGAAAACGCAGCAGCCCAGGATTACCCTAGGCAGGGGACTGAACTCTTTGGAGTAAGCAGctaaacaaaacacaaataatcCACAGGAAACATAAAGAGTTCTTTTAAAGGaatgtttctatttttatttcttatgctGCATCAACCTGTTCTATTAGAATGCTTTCTAGAAACAAGTATAAATCTGTACCTGCATATTAACTAACTatacattcattcattcattcattctgccTTGATTTTCCCACTTGGAAAGTATTTTCCAGGTGGCCTGGCTCTGTTAAATATTCACTTGATTTAGCTTATGATAACAGTGAACAACAGGGAAGGCATAAAATGTTTGTGCATGACTGTCCACAAATAGAcactgctgtacagcagtggCCTCTGAAAGTCCCATATGAGATCCCATCCTGAGTCTCTTTGCAAAAGATAATCTGCCCCTCAAGCCAGATGAGCAAATGATGGAAACTTAAGTGAAGCAAGATCCCAGGCAGAGATGCAAATAGCATTCCCAGTGCTATCCATTGCTCAGAGTCTTTGACCATACTACATGGCTCATTTCTCTTTAGCATTTTCTGACTATCACAGAAGGTAAGTAGTACTTTTTAATTTAAGATTTTGCACCATCTCCATTGCTATGGGGCTCCACAATGACTACAGAAACTACTCAAAGGCATTGCAAGATATGAAGCTGACTTTTGTATGTCTTCAGGTACTCAGGAAATGAATTTTATTGTATAATGGCATATTGTCATGCTGCTTctataaaatgtttatattgcttttataaaatctttttaatgaaattattattACAGTCCTATGAGCTGATCGAATTTCTTTAACCTGAATCAGGATTTAGTAGCAGTATTCAGTGCACTTCAAACTGTCAGACGTAATTCTTTTTCCATAATGCCTCGTCCTGGGACAATACTATTCTCAGTTTCATTTCCATTGCTATAACTTGGAGCAAACCtgttttttaattagaatatGTAATAGCCACACTGAAAGGTCAGGTCAAAACTCCCTGTTGCTCACATCTTTAGCAAACTCCTTTGCTCCTGAATTCTGAGGTTGAATTGTGTTCCAGTAGTAATTTGGAGGTGGAAGTTTGAGCAAAAAGGTTTTGTTGGTTTCTTTGTGTTCCCGAATCATGGAAGGAAAGGAGGTGCCCTAAATATCACACTTTGATACATTTGTTTGACACACAACCAGAAATGCATAACTATCAAGGCATGAATATGGCACAACCATCACTGGGACATCATCTGTTCTTTGTTAGAGGCCTTAATAATTTAAGTAGAAGGGGACTGCGTGCTATAGTCTCTGCATCTTTCAAATTTTTGTCTTATGCCTTTTTACAAGATTGAGCTCTTGATCAGTTTCTTAATAGAGCAGTTCTGACTGGTTCCTTTAATACCCTAATCTTCTCAGAAGCTTCCCAGACCTTTGTGTGGATGTGATTCAGGAATGATGATTTCCATGCTCCAGAAGTACTCCGCGGTACATTGCATTATATTACCCAGTTTAGCAGTAAGTCATATTGCTAATAtccacagtgaaaaataaatgctCACGATAGAGACAAACTGGGTTTGCAAGCCTGGAATTTCATAGGCAATAACTAAAAGATGATGGCTTCCAGTTTCACACCAAAGTAAATGCACAGTGTTGGGAGCTTCTGCAGCTGACATTTCATGAAGCTGTTTCCTCTGGAATAAGGAGCCTCTGTTGGCCAGGCAGTTGTCAGTCATGTGGAGAAAGGtccttgctggcctctgcatgtgCTCCTCATTGCTGAGTTGCCATTTTCtaacttctgttttttctcttaggATTTTATACTTTTTCATATAACTGTTTTTCCATTTGAATCCTTGAACTGCTAACTATCCACACCTCATCATTACCGCTGTAGTTTTGCCTTTCTTATCTTGCATGGCTCTGTGTACTTTCATATAATTCTTTTTCACAACTTGGCAACTTTCTCAGAAATTTCTCAGAGCCGGTCCTGTCAGAACTAAGCCTTGGACCTAATCTTAGGATGTATTAAGACATATAGGAATAGTCAAAACATAGGACTTGTGGACAGATCTGTCTCCATCCAGGCTCTTCTAGGATGTGTGAGAGAGGGAGGATGATGGAGGCAGAAATACAGAAGTGTCTCCTTAAAGCAGTTTTATGATTCATTGGTATTATTATGAAGTATTTGGTGTATAATACCTATTGATTTCACAGGCAACTGAATGCTGAACTTCCTCTAAAAAAATCATGGTAAGCTTTCCATATTAGGAGATGCCAGATATCAATATTCTGTGCTTTTTAACCAGGGTTAAATGGGGATACCAAATTCTGCCCATTCTCGTAGGCTGTAACACTGGAACTGTCTGGGTAAGTAAAGGAAGCAGGACAGGGCTTCTGGAATATAActgaaacaataaataataaaccAGCTTCAGTTCATGAAAAATAATCACACTAGAAGAGTTTGGTTTTTTCAGACATTGGCAGAATCATAAAATATGTTTGCATCTTAGTAAGAAAACTGTTATAGACTTTCATGAAATCATACTAGCGAACAAATGTTCATGACATTGCATGTGATACATGGACTGACAGCTTGATGAAAGAGGAGTGATATTCCCTATATGTCGTTTTGGAAAGCAAAGCATCTTGGAAATATCATAAGACGTGAGGATCCAGAAGT from Dromaius novaehollandiae isolate bDroNov1 chromosome 1, bDroNov1.hap1, whole genome shotgun sequence encodes the following:
- the LOC135327485 gene encoding tetraspanin-7-like, yielding MTVLKLSLMAFSFVFWVAGLTMLIIGLWARVSLGSYLVLSANDYPSAPTILLATGAAVIIWGFLGCFSAATEHQGLLRTYSAFLTAVLVAGLVAGLLGLLYRQDIAQGFQEGLREALHAYGEDERKADALDALQRALACCGVESYRDWLASPWAVEQNGSVPLSCCRARHGCQQRLPHTHGLHPDGCFSKVSAFVSSNMFYVATAALGLALLQLIGIVLACLLAARIPAHPLGITSPR